One Actinomadura viridis genomic region harbors:
- a CDS encoding acetyl-CoA C-acetyltransferase, with product MSAESVLVAGARTPVGRLLGSLKDFSAADLGAHAIRAALERAGITGDQVQYVIMGQVLQAGAGQIPSRQAAVKAGIPMSVPSITINKVCLSGLNAIAMADQLIRAGEFDIVVAGGMESMTGAPHLLPKSRAGYKYGSIEVLDHLAHDALTDAFDGVSMGESTEGHNARLGITRAEQDEFSARSHQRAAAAIKNGVFDEEIAPVEIPQRRGEPVVFAADEGVRGDTTVETLGRLRPAFSKDGTITAGSSSQISDGAAAVVVMSKAKAEELGLTWLAEIGAHGNVAGPDNSLQSQPSNAIRHALSKEGIEPADLDVIEINEAFASVGIQSMRDLGVGPEKVNVNGGAIALGHPVGMSGARIVLHLAYELKRRGGGIGAAGLCGGGGQGDALILRAPSA from the coding sequence ATGTCCGCAGAATCCGTGCTCGTCGCCGGAGCCCGTACCCCCGTCGGCCGCCTGCTGGGCTCGCTGAAGGACTTCTCCGCCGCCGACCTCGGCGCGCACGCGATCCGGGCCGCGCTGGAGCGGGCGGGCATCACCGGTGACCAGGTCCAGTACGTGATCATGGGCCAGGTGCTCCAGGCCGGCGCCGGGCAGATCCCGTCGCGGCAGGCGGCGGTCAAGGCGGGCATCCCGATGAGCGTCCCGTCGATCACCATCAACAAGGTGTGCCTGTCCGGGCTGAACGCCATCGCGATGGCCGACCAGCTCATCCGGGCCGGCGAGTTCGACATCGTCGTGGCCGGCGGCATGGAGTCGATGACCGGCGCCCCGCACCTGCTGCCCAAGTCCCGGGCCGGTTACAAGTACGGGTCGATCGAGGTGCTCGACCACCTGGCGCACGACGCGCTGACCGACGCCTTCGACGGCGTGTCCATGGGCGAGTCCACCGAGGGCCACAACGCCCGGTTGGGCATCACGCGGGCCGAGCAGGACGAGTTCTCCGCGCGCTCCCACCAGCGCGCCGCCGCCGCGATCAAGAACGGCGTGTTCGACGAGGAGATCGCCCCCGTGGAGATCCCGCAGCGGCGCGGCGAGCCCGTGGTGTTCGCCGCCGACGAGGGCGTGCGCGGCGACACGACCGTCGAGACGCTGGGCCGGCTGCGCCCCGCGTTCAGCAAGGACGGCACCATCACCGCCGGCTCGTCCTCGCAGATCTCCGACGGCGCCGCCGCGGTCGTGGTGATGTCCAAGGCCAAGGCCGAGGAACTGGGGCTGACCTGGCTGGCCGAGATCGGCGCGCACGGCAACGTGGCGGGCCCGGACAACTCGCTGCAGTCGCAGCCGTCCAACGCCATCAGGCACGCCCTGTCCAAGGAGGGCATCGAGCCCGCCGACCTGGACGTCATCGAGATCAACGAGGCGTTCGCGTCGGTCGGCATCCAGTCGATGCGCGACCTGGGCGTCGGCCCCGAGAAGGTCAACGTCAACGGCGGCGCGATCGCCCTGGGCCACCCGGTGGGAATGTCGGGCGCCCGGATCGTCCTGCACCTGGCCTACGAGCTGAAGCGCCGCGGTGGCGGGATCGGCGCCGCGGGCCTGTGCGGCGGCGGCGGGCAGGGCGACGCCCTGATCCTGCGCGCCCCCTCCGCCTGA
- a CDS encoding DUF4230 domain-containing protein, whose product MARPQQKNNDESPKAAPESGSADPQGPAGGSAPPRRRRSLWTVPLLILLTAAVVLGAQQAMRMLPGWINPFAEETKDRSGPVVLKSIRDLARFESASGNFQVIVDLEKDAKFLPSAVRGSRTLFVGHGSVDAYVDFSKLGSGAVTVNADRTAATVRLPRAQLEPTNLDPKRSYVFSTQRGLINRMGDFFSSNPNDQQQLYVLASQKIQTAAGESGLRERADQNTRLMLQNMLKALGFTTVTVQAAAQ is encoded by the coding sequence ATGGCACGCCCCCAACAGAAGAACAACGACGAATCCCCCAAGGCCGCGCCGGAGTCCGGCTCGGCCGATCCCCAGGGCCCGGCCGGCGGCTCCGCGCCTCCACGCCGGCGCCGGAGCCTGTGGACCGTCCCGCTGCTGATCCTGCTGACCGCCGCCGTCGTGCTGGGCGCCCAGCAGGCGATGCGGATGCTGCCCGGCTGGATCAACCCGTTCGCCGAGGAGACCAAGGACCGCAGCGGGCCGGTCGTCCTCAAGTCGATCCGCGACCTGGCCCGCTTCGAGTCCGCCTCCGGCAACTTCCAGGTCATCGTGGACCTGGAGAAGGACGCCAAGTTCCTGCCGAGCGCCGTGCGCGGATCCCGCACGCTCTTCGTCGGGCACGGTTCGGTGGACGCCTACGTGGACTTCTCCAAGCTGGGCTCCGGCGCGGTCACCGTCAACGCCGACCGGACGGCCGCGACCGTCCGGCTGCCCCGCGCGCAGCTGGAGCCCACCAACCTCGACCCCAAGCGCAGCTACGTCTTCTCCACCCAGCGCGGACTGATCAACCGCATGGGCGACTTCTTCAGCTCCAACCCCAACGACCAGCAGCAGCTCTACGTGCTGGCCTCCCAGAAGATCCAGACCGCGGCCGGCGAGAGCGGCCTGCGCGAACGTGCCGACCAGAACACCAGGCTCATGCTCCAGAACATGCTCAAGGCGCTGGGGTTCACGACGGTCACCGTCCAGGCCGCCGCGCAGTAG
- a CDS encoding DUF3817 domain-containing protein, producing MDIVRALRIVSIAEATSFLVLLLLAMPLKYIGGEEVGVQVVGPVHGILFMGYVAFVVLARGVLRDQLGWNGRRTVLALIASVLPVAPLLVERYWLKKPAETLDRVEEVPA from the coding sequence GTGGACATCGTTCGTGCTCTTCGGATCGTCTCCATCGCCGAGGCGACCTCGTTCCTCGTGCTGCTGCTGCTCGCCATGCCGCTGAAGTACATCGGCGGCGAGGAGGTCGGCGTCCAGGTGGTCGGTCCCGTGCACGGCATCCTCTTCATGGGGTACGTCGCGTTCGTGGTGCTGGCCCGCGGCGTGCTGCGCGACCAGCTGGGCTGGAACGGCAGGCGTACGGTGCTCGCACTCATCGCGTCCGTGCTGCCGGTGGCGCCGCTCCTGGTAGAGCGCTACTGGCTCAAGAAGCCGGCCGAGACCCTCGACCGCGTCGAGGAGGTCCCGGCCTGA
- a CDS encoding ATP-binding cassette domain-containing protein, which produces MIAEHSAIVARGMGVRRGGRWLLRPVAFGIAEGVIGLAGPPGVGKSTLLATFATLRRPHAGTLRILDHDIGKGTDLRAVRARIGFLPGRLRWAKHMTAEELVAYAAYYRRMRPPAVRNVMKRLDIADARHTELALLPPDVRVRAGLAAACVHEPELVLLDEPLDALHSGRDTADRAAIDELVPLIRALAPTVVVSAARPEHLTPWCRDVFVLARGRLAGHPPATAAASVPVLPAPVPPASVMPPPVTPVPADRAGWLGWVDTASQAVPANGPVPAAEAAPAAGSVPTAEAVRPAEAVHPVEAVRPAEAVRPVEAVRPAGAAAGGERSGTVQAPVPSRRSRIRAGRQPAGSGAGV; this is translated from the coding sequence GTGATCGCGGAGCATTCCGCGATCGTGGCCCGAGGGATGGGTGTCCGCCGCGGTGGGCGGTGGCTCCTGCGCCCGGTGGCCTTCGGCATCGCCGAGGGCGTGATCGGCCTGGCCGGTCCACCTGGTGTCGGCAAATCCACTCTATTGGCTACGTTCGCGACATTGCGCCGGCCGCACGCCGGCACGCTGAGAATCCTGGACCATGACATCGGGAAGGGTACCGATCTGCGCGCCGTACGCGCGCGCATCGGATTCCTGCCCGGACGGTTGCGGTGGGCCAAGCACATGACGGCCGAGGAACTGGTCGCCTACGCGGCCTATTACCGGCGGATGCGCCCACCCGCCGTCCGGAACGTCATGAAAAGGCTTGACATCGCCGACGCGCGCCACACCGAGCTGGCACTGCTGCCGCCGGACGTCCGGGTGCGCGCCGGGCTGGCGGCGGCCTGCGTTCACGAGCCCGAGCTGGTGCTGCTCGACGAGCCGCTGGACGCCCTGCACTCCGGCCGCGACACCGCGGACCGGGCCGCGATCGACGAACTCGTCCCGCTGATCCGGGCGCTGGCGCCCACGGTGGTCGTCTCCGCCGCCCGGCCCGAACACCTCACCCCATGGTGCCGGGACGTGTTCGTCCTCGCCCGCGGGCGGCTGGCCGGCCATCCGCCCGCCACCGCCGCGGCCTCCGTCCCCGTGCTGCCCGCTCCCGTTCCGCCTGCTTCCGTCATGCCGCCGCCCGTGACGCCCGTACCCGCCGACCGGGCCGGCTGGCTGGGCTGGGTGGACACGGCGAGCCAGGCGGTTCCCGCGAACGGCCCGGTGCCCGCGGCCGAGGCGGCGCCCGCGGCGGGGTCGGTGCCCACGGCCGAGGCCGTGCGTCCGGCGGAAGCCGTGCACCCGGTAGAAGCGGTGCGCCCGGCCGAGGCGGTGCGCCCGGTGGAAGCGGTGCGCCCGGCGGGGGCGGCGGCCGGCGGCGAACGGTCCGGAACGGTCCAGGCGCCGGTCCCGTCCCGGCGGTCACGGATCCGTGCGGGTCGGCAGCCCGCGGGGAGCGGCGCCGGTGTCTGA
- a CDS encoding tetratricopeptide repeat protein, translating to MHGAIDLGARQAAAKKQQDRQANGGGGGGAAAGGGGGAYVVDVTDQTFNTEVVERSRTVPVLVDFWAEWCGPCKQLGPILEKLAGEAAGSWILAKVDIDANPALAQYMQQMGVRGIPFVAAVVGGQLLPFLNGAAPEPQVRQAIDQLFEALRKEGILPEGDVPENAAGQAGQEPAADPVFAEAEDALQRGDLDGARAAFQRALEKSPQDADAKRGLALVDLSLRVRSLDAGEVLRKAGAEPGDVQAQIQASDIELVSGQIEAAFDRLVAAVRRTAGDDRDAVRKHLLTLFEVMPPDDPRVGKARRGLQSALF from the coding sequence TTGCACGGGGCCATTGATCTGGGGGCCCGCCAGGCAGCCGCCAAGAAGCAGCAGGACCGCCAGGCGAACGGCGGCGGTGGCGGTGGCGCCGCGGCGGGCGGCGGTGGCGGCGCGTACGTCGTCGACGTCACCGACCAGACCTTCAACACCGAGGTGGTGGAGCGGTCGCGCACCGTTCCCGTCCTGGTCGACTTCTGGGCCGAGTGGTGCGGGCCGTGCAAGCAGCTCGGCCCGATCCTGGAGAAGCTGGCGGGCGAGGCCGCGGGCAGCTGGATCCTCGCCAAGGTCGACATCGACGCGAACCCGGCGCTGGCCCAGTACATGCAGCAGATGGGCGTCCGCGGGATCCCGTTCGTCGCCGCGGTCGTGGGCGGGCAGCTGCTGCCGTTCCTGAACGGCGCCGCCCCCGAGCCGCAGGTGCGGCAGGCCATCGACCAGCTCTTCGAGGCCCTGCGCAAGGAGGGCATCCTGCCCGAGGGCGACGTTCCCGAGAACGCGGCGGGCCAGGCGGGGCAGGAGCCGGCGGCCGACCCGGTCTTCGCGGAGGCCGAGGACGCCCTGCAGCGGGGCGACCTCGACGGCGCCCGCGCCGCGTTCCAGCGCGCCCTGGAGAAGTCCCCGCAGGACGCCGACGCCAAGCGCGGGCTGGCGCTGGTGGACCTGAGCCTGCGGGTGCGCTCGCTGGACGCCGGAGAGGTCCTGCGGAAGGCCGGTGCGGAGCCCGGCGACGTGCAGGCCCAGATCCAGGCGTCCGACATCGAGCTGGTCTCCGGGCAGATCGAGGCCGCCTTCGACCGGCTGGTGGCGGCCGTCCGCCGTACCGCCGGGGACGACCGCGACGCCGTACGCAAGCACCTGCTCACGCTCTTCGAGGTCATGCCGCCGGACGACCCGAGGGTCGGCAAGGCCCGGCGCGGCCTGCAGTCCGCCCTCTTCTGA